attcaTTGATTTTTACGTTAAAGAAAACTCTACTTAATAACTTTAATAATGTATATAAAGGTTGTAATTACATGCATCAGgcttcgggttcgggtttgggtttgggtgcgggtttaataaatctcacacccgaacccaaacatattttaaaattcaggtgaaacccaaacccaaagaaaTCGGGTTTTGCCCGAAATTTTGGGTTCGGTTTGGGTCGGCCCCTGCGGGTTTGGGTTTTCCTGCCATCTCTAGCAACCAGCCATAAAAAAGAAACAGTAGGTGCTTGTAAAAGAGAAACAAGGCTAGACGTAGCCATACAATAACCAGCAACGATGCCTTCCCATCCTATCAAGGTATCTTGCAATTAGACTCAATTTTTCCCGGTCCCTTCACAACCAAAACCGCAAGAAGCCAGGTTCCCCAATCCAATAGCAGATGCAGTGTAAGAGAGCAGGAAAAATACCAGTAATAGTAAAAAAACCCATCCAGTTAATCACAGTTCTAGTCTAAATTTTTGAGACATAGAGTAGGTTGTGTCATCCACTCATAAATTGAGCAGTTAAAGCTTTCCATCCTTCCTGATAGCCAATGCCACATTCTCAGTTGAGCCCCTTAAAAAATTGAATCTGAATCTTCCTAGCTTCCCCCATTATTGAAAATAACATGGTTTTGATGAAGCCAAAGCGACCATGCCACGGGAAACCACACAACCCGGAAGGCTTCATTTTGTTTTGTATTCAGATCCGGGCTAACATGTTGCTGTAAGTGGATTTTGCAGCCCCTAGGTAACATTAAACTTAAACCAAGCCATCAGTAGCATTTCACCCAAACTCTAGCAGCAATCGGGCAAAGAATTAGGAGATAATCAAGTGTCTCTTCCTCATGTGTGCACAGTGGACAGCAGACATCAGCAACATAAATAATGACTATTCTTTCAAAAAAGTTTATACGATTTGGTAACCGATCATGCACCACCTTCCACACAAACCCACAAATATTTGAGGAGCTGTCTTTGTCCCCACAGCTTTAAAAATCGGATCTGATTCTCCCAAAGTAAGGCCCTGCAACATCTTGTTGGGTGAATGGACTGAGTAAAGTCCCTCCGGATCCACTATCCAAGTCCAAGAGTCAGGTGCACCTCTTACCACAGTTACCCCATTCAACAAACTCGAGAGATTTTCCACCAGGTTCTGCTCCCTAATGCTCAAATTCCTTCTCCACCTAAATTTCCAATACCACACCCCATTCAGTCACTCATCCATTTCAAATATGGATTTTTTCTTCTGGGTAGATAAATGAAACAATTTCTGAAATCTTCTCTTCAACGACACCTCCCCACACTATAATTGTTTCCAGAAGCAAGTCAAATTCACACTCCCCAATTTGTGCCTCAAACCAGCAATTGTCCTCACCAGATTCAAAGCATACCTTGTAAATGTCGCGCCATCAGATTGAGTCCCCAGTTGTAGCACTCTACATCCCACCTGCTACCTTATTACAATACTGGATCCAAAGAACTCTGCTGCAAATGTCTATGCTTCCCATCATGAGTTTCCACCTCCATTTTCTCAATAGAGCTATGTTGAATAAATCCCAGTTCCTCACACCCAACCCACCAGCCTTTCGAGGTCTACATACTTTGTCCCACTTGATCCATGCAATCTTTGAGGCCGACTTAGAGCCACCCCATAAGAAGTTCTTCATAATCCGTGTTGCACTTCTTAGGATCCCTTTGGGATCACGAAAAAATGAGAGGAAGAATATAGGTAATAGAGTTAGAACACTATTTATGAGACAAAGTCTCCCTCCAAAGGATAGCATATTTTGCTTCCAAGTTGATAGCTTCCTCCTCATCTTTGTCAAGATCGGTTGCCAAAGGTTTGCCCTTCTAGGATTTCCACTTATCGGAATGCCAAGGTAAGTAAAGGGTGGTTTCAAAACCTTGCAATTAAGGATTGCAGAAAACATCTTAATGTCTATTTCTGGTACACAAAGACTCATACAACAGCTCTCAAGGAAGTTCACCTTGAGTCCCGATGCCATTTCAAAGTAGCGGATGATGCATTTCATTGTGAGGACCTTTTGTAATGTTGCACTCCCACAAGTAATATATCATCCGCAAACTGCAGAATGGCTACCTCCACAACCTCTGTAGTCCCCATCGTGAAGCCTCTGAGTTTCCCCAGCTACATCGCCTTCCTGACAAGAACAGTCAACCCTTCCGCCACAATCCGAAATAGGAAGGGCGCCAGCAAATCACCCTGTCTAATCCCCCTTGCCATGCTAAACTCTTCACTCGGCTACCGTTCACGAGCACCGATACTGAGGTGGAGGATAGGCAACCACCTATCCCCTGAATCCACTTCTCACAGAAGTTCATCTTCCACGTCAATTATCTCAGAAAACCTCAATCCACCGTATCGTACACCTTTTCAAAGTCAACTTTGGGAAGTAGAGATGGCTTCCTTCCGGTTTTGGCTGCATGGACTATCTCATTAGCTACCACCACCTCATCCAGCATACTCCTCCCTCCCATAAAATCAAATTCGTTCTCATCAATAATTTTCAGGAATACACCTTTTAAATTGGAatagcatgtttttctcttttatgtgaggtagttgtatggagttaacccttttatgttttgcaacttgttgtttgggcgcttaacgctattaggcgatggagaatcttcgatggagtTAAACCTTCGTTCGAGTCGGAAAAGAGATCTTGAAGAAGAGTGGAAGACTCGAAGAGTAGAGTTgggtttaaggctagagccttgggttagagagcttaccgttattggtttaagcttgcataatgattttagGGATTTATAAttgaggtttcgggtaggttccggtgcTTTTCTTTCCTGCGGTTCCtcgatgtggagatcgtagggagtatgtcgaatttatggtgtcattgcataatagattcTTTGTTGAATCTGTTTTTATTTGTTAGGTTTTGTAGGTTGTGTGCTTTCGTCTTTATCCTtgggtacttgccttgttcaaggcttgatgtaaatttAATTACAGTTGGGTTtaggcatgacatgttttggaatcactttgaagagaaaaaaatatatactcgCTTTTATGAATCCTTTggaaacattgcatatttattttagcaGGTTACTTGTAACCCCCGAAAGTCAGGGCGTTACAAAACCCACCAGGGAATCCGCTTTTCTCCTCCAATTCACCATTGAGTGAAAGAACTTGGAGTTCATATCTCCTTCTTTGATCCATTTTTCTCTTGACTTAAGTAGAGACTCATTCAGTTTTGACACTCGCCAAAATTCAGCCAAGGTATCTTGCCGCTCCTTTGCTTCTTCCTCATTCAAACCTAAACTTTCAGCCCCGGTGTCCAAATCATTCAttcgacgaatcaatgctttcCTATTAGCTTCTACATTGCCGAAGACCTCTTTGTTCCATCTCTTCAGTTCTACCTTCAAgagtttcagtttttcttttAGGACATAAGCCCCCCACCAATGTACTTGCATGCCCGCCCAAGTGTCTTCCACAAATTTCCTGAAGGATGGATTATGAAACCAACAATTCAGGGTTATGAAACGTTTGGGACCCTAATTCTGTACCACATTCCGGAGAAGGATGGGGTAGTGATCGGAAATGTCTCGACTAAGGACGGTTTGTGAGCAATTTGGCCACCATAATGTCCATTCCTGAGAGAACAAGAATCTATTCAGTCTACTCATGCATTGACCATTTGGCCTATACCAAGTATACTTTCTTCAAAGCAAGGGAATATCCATCACCTCCATATGGTCAAGGAAAAGGTTGAACTCCTGCATCTCTATCAAACTCTGAGTAGAAACCTCTGCCACCCCTCTTCTTTCCTCCACATTCCTAATGGCATTAAAATCACATGCCATACACCACATAGTAATTGTACATCTGGTTCGCCAATTCAGAAGCTCCGCCCACAGTCTACGTTTATCCTCCAAGTTGCAAGGTGAATAAACATTAACAATAACCCAAGGTAAGGATTGAGCTCCCCACAACCCTATTAGGCCAATGTAACCATTCCCAACAACGGTTTCCTGCAAGTTGAAAACCCATCTCCGCCAAATACAAAGCAAACCCCCCGCTCTATTCATAGTTGGGCTCGCTTTCCGATCGAAATCATTGTCACCCCAAAGTGCCCCACCAAGCCTCGCATTTACAGATTGTGATTTAGTCTCTTAGAGCAATAGAATTTCAATCTGCTCCGAATTGCCCTCCACTTGACCCAATTGGCCACCCCCCCTCACATTGAAACTAAGAATCTTCATGGTCCACCTCTAGCATCACCCACCCTCTCCATCTCTGTCCAATTTATGTGATGCCTCTTCTCTAATTCTATCAGTCTTTCCACCATTTCCTCATCAGAACCCATGAAGCCCACTCCCAACTCATTCCCCAATTTCCATAATTTTTTTCCTCCACCCCCAAATTCTGAACCCAGTATCTCCTATTACAATTTACTACTCCAGATTCAAAATGGAATCACTCAGAGATAGTAGGAATTGTTTGACCTGTTTTCAAGAAGCTGTCGTCGAAGTTGTTGCTTCCACATAACACACAATTCGCGATGTCTCCACATCTTCAATTGAATCaactcctttttctctccatgCTGCCTACTTGAGTCCTacattggaagtatgagattctaatgtggggtttgtAAGACTTTTAGCTCTCCAACTACAATAACTAGCTTTaattttgtggtgtggttctccgaAGATTCTTATTAATTTATGTCAGAGTCTTCCACCATGTCTCTCAGCCACAAATGAGTGGCACGGGTGGTGACGTCGATGCAtcattttgaaggtttgttttctATTTGGAAGTTTTAATGAAAACAACAACACCATAAAAAAAGActttggctatgtttggcatgtcatttcagctagcttatagcttatttgactagcttaaaagctcttcaaaagtgtttggtgaatgagcttatttcagtagcttaaagctttaagctataagttaTCCCATgcagcttatagcttaaagcatatagcttattaaatttattctcatttttatccttattattttattaaaattccaccattacccttatatatttataaaaacactaaacatatttttccctcacacttacgtatgcactTCCCGCCACACCCTTGCGCACCataagtattaaaaatattatattaataaaaataagtaaaaattaatattatatttttaagatgataaatagcttgaattaataaaaatatttaaagtgataataattttaataaagtaatgttaaatataaaaataattatacaagtatgtctttttatgtccttttacaatttcagcttgtttaacagctagttttaccaaacacttttgtttcaatcacgtagcttttcagcttttagctatcagctttcagctagcttatcagctttcagctatcagctagcttataagctttcagctagcttttcagctttcagctagcttatcagctaaacgtgCCAAACATAGTCTTTAAGGTCTTAGCGATAAGTTTTATCTCTCCACATCAATGCTTACATGTCATTATTTATTGCTCAGTCATCAATGTTAAGAAAATTTGATGGGAGGACCaaatttgtttaatttgaaaaaCTGGGATCTAAATTaagagtagaaaaaaaaaaaactaaagttaCCAACATTACCCATACACTATGCTAAAAATGTAATTATGCCAAAACATAATTTAATAAAATCTCTATGGTTCGGATTCCTAATTACTAAAAATCTCTATGAACAACTAACATCTACTGTTTAAAGAGTTACaagttattttttcttaaaaaataaaatagttacAGTAATAGATTTGAATTATCTTTTCTGTTTCAagtcatttaatttctttactttTCCAGCAATTTGTTTCAAGTTCAATTAATTTATCTTTGAATTTAGTGTTCACTTGAACAATGTCTTGAATCTTGAGATTGCTATCCTGTGATTCCATGTTTTCTTACAAAAATAATTGTTCGGTGATCTGTCCCCCAAGTGAATCAGCTTGACAACCAAATCTGCAACCTTGGGTTGATTACTGATTTACTGGGTCTTGTTGATATATTTAGGTCCATCGCCCAGAACATGTTTGATAAATTGACCAAGAGAGATGTGTACTGCAATGTTTAGGATACTTGCTACTTGTTCAGATGAATGCCTTGGCTACATTCAATTTACAGTGTTATTTTATTTGAGGCAAGATAGTTTTAACTGACAATTGACACTATCTCATACAGGCACTGGAAATTCAGTGTTggaaaatagaaaaacaaaaaaaattgaagatggAGATAACtgagaaggaaaaggaaaaaagttgaggtagaagaagcatCTTGAAAATTTGCAGAGTTGGAAGAATAAGAAAGAATGAATGCAGAAACCAAAGTCCAGACAGGAACATAAATGAAAAtttaaggaggaggaggaacatAAATAGAAAAGGATGAGCTTCCAATGTTAAACATTGCAGCAACTTTCCCAGAAGGTAACCCCTCTTGATCAAACTTTTCAACAAGGTTCTTTGCcgctacactcttctctttatGACACCTAAGATAGTTCACTCTTAGGGCTAACTATAAAATGATTATGATCATTAATTCATTATTAAAACCAAAATGTGGGAGAGGAGAGGCTAAGAAGTTTTGTCAGAAAAGGTTCCCATCCAAGCTGGTGGCAGCATACCAGTTTGCTCATGAACTGTCTTGAATAGAGGTGGCAACATCTTGTAGACACCAGCAACCTCATTCATACCAATGACACCATTTCCATCAGCGATTTCTCCACCACCATTACCATTATTCCAAATACTAATCTTGGGCTGAAGTCCGCGAATTCCCTCAGCATTGATTTTTGCAAGTTCTTGAAACATGCCACCATTTATCATCAAGTAGTCTCTTAGAGCTGCATAGCTTCCACCCAGTGCATCCAGAAGTGACTTTAGATATGCTGCTTGGGCTTGACCAATTGCTATAAGCCCCTCTGCCTCTTTTTTCTTTGAGACTAACTCTGCTTCTGCTGCTTGCCGGCGAGTGTAAAATGCTGCTTCTGCTAATGCTTTCTGTGCTTCTGCCTCTTTCTGCTTCTCAAACAGAATTGCTTCAGCTGATTTTTGTTTCTTGTATAGATCCCAATTGGCCTCTTGTACCTATGCAAGAACAACCCAATTTTAAATACACACAAAGTAATTACCGTTTATGTCTAAACACAGATACCTAAAAATCCCTTAAGTACGTTTTAATAGAAAGTGATTCTTCACTTGCGGTGGGCTGGGTGAAGAATAGAGTAAACCGTACTTGGAAACTCTTTGAACTATCCTAATTGCATTGAATCACTGAAAGAGGAGGTGAGCTGTATAGAGGTAAGGCATCTCTTTAATAGAGTCTAATGTGATTGTCAATTGGTAGCTGAACCTGAAAAATCAGTGTATATATTTATTCTGTTGACAGTGCAATTAGCAAGATTGATGGCACCACCTTAACAATAGTGTTGTTAATGGTATTTTCTGATTTGTATCAAGCCAACATGTTAATTTGGGGAGGATTCTAGAGCTTTAAAGATATTCagtacttgtttttcttttcaccTATATCATGAGAAAGTTGATCTCATGCTGAATTCAATAAAATGTTCTGctttcaggaaaaaaaaatcaaattaaaagcaTATACACACACCAATGATCAAGGTTAATGAATGACCCATATAATTAAGGAAAAAACTTATCAAGCTCCTTAAATTTTTTTCATCAAGTTCTTCAGTTTGCCGTGATATATTTTTAAACTATTCTTTTCAACCGTTGGTATTTTATAAAAACGGTTTAAATCCACAGGTTCAATAACCAGTCCGATTTTAAAAACATTGGTAATTAATAGTAATTATTTATGTAGAACAAATGAATGATGAACTGGTCATATAATACCTTGGTTTCATACTCCACGCTTGCCTTGGTGAGGAAATCAGCCTTAAGCTTCTCAGTCCTCGTGACAGCATTCATCCTCTCCACCTCCCCTTGCAACTCTGCCTCCCTGAGCGCCACCGCCTTTGCGGCCTCCACCTCTGCCACTTGGGCCGTTTGCGCCCATGCAGCCTTCTTCTTAGCAAGCTCAGAGTTAGCCTGTGCCACGTCAGCCTCCTTTTGATTCTCATACACCTTCACCTCTGTCCTCACCTTTATCTCCTCCTTCTGCCCCTCCCCTTGCCTCTGTGTTGCTATGATCTTTGTCTCCGCATCAATCTTTGCCGCATTTTGAAGTGTTTGCCCATCCCTCAACTTCGCCCCTACCTCCCCTTTCATCCTCGCTTCAGCCACATCCACCTTTtgccaaagaaaaaaaactatatcACATTTTAGAACCAATTGATTTTAAGGTTGAAGGTTAAGGGTTTCTTACCTTAGCTTGGTTTGCGGCCTCCATTTGTGTCTTCTGGCCCAAGTAAGAGAAGTACTCATGACCACGGACATCCACGAGTTGCTTCACGTTGGCATTGTAGATGAGAAGGCCGAATTGGTTTAGCTCGAGCTGCACCTTCCCGAACACTTCCTTCTTGAACTCTTTTGTACCTTTGAAAACCTCCTCCATAGTCATTGAGGCGGCGAGAACACGTGTCTCGCCCTCGATGATGCCCTGGACGAGCTCATTGATGTGGTTGGAGAGCTTGTCATGTTTGGAGATGAGCTTGGCATATTTGAGGAGGCTTTCATCATCATCGACCCTGGGGCCGATTGTGAAGACGGCCGGGAGGTTAAAAGGGAGCTTCTCGGCGCTCATGGCTTGGACCTCGAAGGTGTAGTTCACCGGAGTGAGGTCAACAACGGTGCAGGATTGGCCGGGGAGGATCCATGATTTCTTTGCCAGCTTTATGTCATTGATTCCAACGCCTGTGATGGCCAGACATTCTGATGCTTTTGCTACCTTATACATGTTTGTTCCTTCTTTTTCCCCAAAGAGTGATGTATATGTGAGATGTGAAAAGCTAGAAGTGATAATAGAAAAGACTAGAAATAAATGAACCAATGGATATGTATATATACAGCAGACTTGATAACATAGAGCTAGAAGTTATTTTCTATTGCTAGTATCACGGACAAGTTCCTCCTTATATGTAGAATCTGATCCTATAATAACTTCACACCAAggaagttagaagaaataggaAAGATTGACGCTTATGTAGAATCTGTCTCGTTGGAATTGAAGGTCAAAATGTTgttcattaaaaaaaagttaattcaaAAAAACGCTTTTTTATTTCCTAAATTTCATGTAATGTATGAAAAGCCAAGAAAAAATACTGCTGGTTTGTTTTGAACCTTTAGCGCACTTGAACTCAATATTTGATGTGGATCAGATGCTCTCAaatgtcaaaaaagaaaaactcagACATCAAATTTCACAATCTCACTAACTATGAGttgaatttttcttttatttctttaaaaaaaatgtttttgtcTTATTTTTTTACCGTATATTAAATTCTGGAATGTTCACAAGAGGCCACATTTGAACCATAATACTACAAATATTCAACTTATGGGTTTAAAACTCAGATTGTTCATTGTTCGGTTGAGGAAGTGTCTCAATGGGTCACTGATTTAACTGGTAAGTGAGTAGTTAGACCGGTTAACTCATATAATAtgcagggccggtcccgacattttggaggccctgggcaaaaaataaaaatggacccttaATAATTTTAACGTTCGAAATTTCATCAGAACCATTATGTTGGTTCGTACTAACCACTAGACAAGTTCAAATCATTAATaacatcttgaacattaattattataaccaaattttattttaggggaaagtttgatgagaattttttttttgggccccttctttttggaggccctgggctgtgggcctgcttgcacaggctcAGGGCCGGCCCTGATTATATGGATAAATAAATATGGAAGACTGGAAGTTACATATTTAAAacttgagtttaatggatatacactgacagtgtaaaatagttttacacagacattcaattgaattccgccaaatcagaaaatatcttattcttttaattaaaattaaagtcaaatgtaattatctctcctatgtggcatgctttggttggatgactgtgtaaaactattttacactgtcagtgcatatccattaaactcttaaaaCTTTGGTTAGGCTTGAACATAATTTTTTCACAATAAACAGGACCGATCAACGTGTAAGCAGGGTTTAAGGTTTCAAGGTTTTACGAGGTTGAGCTGATAGTAATCAAATGATACTTTTATTATTTACTATGTAATATATCCACACAAAATATATTAAGAAATTTAGACTAGTTaaattgtaaactattattgaTCGTTCATCTTATATAatttttaagataaaaataaataataaatggtcaaaaatattattttaaaattaaaattgaaaaaaatacaaaataaaaaattgtccaATTTAACCCGATTTTCAGAACTGGATTTTCCATGTTTTGATTGGTTCAACCGATTCATGACCAATTCAAACTGATTCAAGAATTAGCTAGAGGATACGTGTAAATTGTGGGTAATAGATACATGTACTGGAACAAACATTCAAGTAATCAAGTTGCTATCTGCACACAGATATCGAAACGAGTACGAATAATTTTTGAAAATGCCATGAGGACCGGTAATATAGTTGAAATTGACATCTACTAAGAGTGTTGATATTATATTCATTGAATAAAGtttttattactttattttgAACTCTCATCGAAAAAATCCTACAGATTCACCTATGTGATCCACCTACATCTAGAGttagaaagaaacaaaaaaatataatatgtgatgtcaaagagaattttttttgaacaggaCAAAGAGAATTGAAATAAAAGTAAAAGGGGTGTGAATGGAATTTTAATGAAGGGTTAACGTAGCTTACCATTACACTCTCAAGTGgacaaattaaaataatgttataaatattttaaacgATTATGATAGATAGATCCTTAATACTTCAATAGTATATATATACACTCCTCAAAACACTTAATTTTTATATCTATCACTCATTCTTTTTATCAGATTGCATCCAAATTACTTCCctttctctttcaaaaaaaattacttccCTTTCTTATATTCTCAGTAACACATTGTGTGTGTCTATACACTCCTTGATAGTCCAAAAGAACAGAGAGAGGGGGGAAAACCCGGTCATTCAATCACCTGCCAGTTGTTTGGTTGAATTGGTAATTGAAAACATTAAAAGGTACTTTATATATAAGGTACTTGAAAGTGTATTTACTTTATGAAATCcaacaaaccaaataaaaagacGAGTACTTGATAATCACATTCATATATTATGCGATTTGGTAGTATAATTAAGACTTAAGACTTAAGAGACTCAGAAGTTTTGTCAGGGATGGTTCCCATCCAAGCTGGTGGCAGCATACCAGTTTGCTCATGAACTGTGTTGAACAGAGGTGGCAACATCTTGTAGATACTAGCAACATCTTTCATACCATTGGCACCACTTCCATCAGTTCCTTCAGCACCACCATTACCATTATTCCAAATACTAATCTTAGGTTGAAGCCCACGAATTCCATCAGCATTGATCTTTGCAAGCTCTTGATACATGCCACCATTAATCATCAAGTAGTCCCTTAGCTGTGCATAGTTGTTGCCAAGTGCACCCATAAGTGACTTCAAATATGCTCCTTGTGCTTGACCAAGTGCTATAAGACCCTCTGCCTCTTTTTTCTTTGAGACTAGCTCTGCTTCTGCTGCTTGCTGGCGACTATAAAATGCTGCTTCTGCTAATGCTTTCTGTGCTTCtgcctctttctccttctgaAAGAGAATTGCTTCAGCTGCTTTTTGCTTCTTGTACAGATCCCAGTTTGCCTCTTGTACCTATTCAGGAAATTCCATGGGATTTCAGCAGGGGAATTAAAAGTTGATCACAAAAGCATGTTCgaatcaatttatttttctctcacAATTAATGCTGCTAGtcaaaagctactcacataaactaatcccaaaattgattttgaatttagaatcaatcataaaataaaatgatttcCAAACATTCTTGACATT
This is a stretch of genomic DNA from Lotus japonicus ecotype B-129 chromosome 1, LjGifu_v1.2. It encodes these proteins:
- the LOC130727343 gene encoding flotillin-like protein 4, producing the protein MYKVAKASECLAITGVGINDIKLAKKSWILPGQSCTVVDLTPVNYTFEVQAMSAEKLPFNLPAVFTIGPRVDDDESLLKYAKLISKHDKLSNHINELVQGIIEGETRVLAASMTMEEVFKGTKEFKKEVFGKVQLELNQFGLLIYNANVKQLVDVRGHEYFSYLGQKTQMEAANQAKVDVAEARMKGEVGAKLRDGQTLQNAAKIDAETKIIATQRQGEGQKEEIKVRTEVKVYENQKEADVAQANSELAKKKAAWAQTAQVAEVEAAKAVALREAELQGEVERMNAVTRTEKLKADFLTKASVEYETKVQEANWDLYKKQKSAEAILFEKQKEAEAQKALAEAAFYTRRQAAEAELVSKKKEAEGLIAIGQAQAAYLKSLLDALGGSYAALRDYLMINGGMFQELAKINAEGIRGLQPKISIWNNGNGGGEIADGNGVIGMNEVAGVYKMLPPLFKTVHEQTGMLPPAWMGTFSDKTS